In Legionella beliardensis, the following are encoded in one genomic region:
- the rpsS gene encoding 30S ribosomal protein S19, with product MPRSIRKGPFIDRHLLKKIELANQTKSKKPIKTWSRRSTIIPEMIEHTIAVHNGKVHVPVYITDNMVGHKLGEFATTRTFKAHSGDRKAKGK from the coding sequence GTGCCACGTTCCATAAGAAAAGGTCCATTCATTGATCGACACTTATTAAAGAAGATAGAATTGGCGAATCAGACAAAGTCTAAAAAACCAATTAAAACTTGGTCCAGACGTTCGACAATAATTCCTGAAATGATTGAGCATACTATTGCCGTACATAACGGTAAGGTTCATGTTCCTGTCTACATTACTGATAATATGGTCGGTCACAAATTAGGCGAGTTTGCTACGACTCGAACATTTAAAGCGCATTCTGGTGACAGAAAGGCTAAAGGTAAATAA
- the fusA gene encoding elongation factor G, which translates to MSTPLELYRNIGIAAHVDAGKTTTTERVLFYTGMSHKIGEVHDGAATMDWMVQEQERGITITSAATTCYWEGMDKQYARHRINIIDTPGHVDFMIEVERSLRVLDGAIVVFDAVSGVEPQSETVWRQADKYGVPRLVFVNKMDRMGANFLRVVNQIKQRLGSNPVVVQLPIGSEDAFIGVIDLIKMKAIHWDEESKGMSFEYKDIPSEMLPHCEEYRAKIIEAAAEATEELMEKYLEGNEFSEKEIKEALRQLTVTNKIVPVFCGSAFKNKGVQAVLDGVVDYLPSPIDIPAIKGHDEDGNEIKRKTSYDEPFAALAFKIATDPFVGTLTYFRVYSGILKSGDTVYNSVKGKKERIGRLLQMHANSREEIKEVKAGDIAAAVGLKTVTTGDTLCDINGSPVILERMDFPDPVIAVAVEPRTKADQEKMSIALGKLAQEDPSFRVHTDEESGQTIIQGMGELHLEIIVDRMKREFSVEANVGKPQVAYRETIKQSVEQEGKFVRQSGGRGQYGHVWLKIEPQEPGKGYEFINAIVGGVIPKEYIPAVDKGVQEQLLNGVIAGYPVVDVKVTLFDGSYHEVDSSEMAFKIAGSQCFKQGALKAKPVLLEPIMSVEVVTPEDYMGDVMGDLNRRRGMVQGMEDSPAGKVIRAEVPLAEMFGYATDVRSISQGRGTFSMEFARYAEAPSNIAEAIIKKQ; encoded by the coding sequence GTGTCTACTCCATTAGAACTTTACAGAAATATCGGAATTGCGGCTCACGTTGACGCTGGGAAAACGACAACGACTGAGCGCGTCTTATTTTATACGGGCATGTCTCATAAAATAGGCGAAGTGCACGATGGGGCTGCAACCATGGATTGGATGGTTCAGGAGCAAGAGCGAGGTATTACAATCACGTCCGCAGCAACAACTTGTTACTGGGAAGGCATGGATAAGCAGTATGCTCGTCATCGTATCAACATTATTGATACCCCAGGGCACGTAGACTTTATGATTGAAGTTGAACGCTCCTTACGCGTTCTTGATGGTGCTATTGTTGTATTTGATGCTGTCTCTGGTGTTGAACCGCAGTCTGAAACAGTATGGCGCCAAGCTGATAAATATGGCGTGCCTAGACTTGTTTTTGTGAATAAGATGGACCGCATGGGTGCTAATTTTTTACGTGTGGTAAATCAAATTAAGCAAAGACTGGGTTCAAATCCTGTTGTTGTACAATTACCTATTGGATCAGAAGATGCCTTCATTGGTGTTATTGATCTCATAAAAATGAAAGCTATTCATTGGGATGAAGAAAGCAAAGGCATGTCGTTTGAATATAAAGACATTCCTTCAGAAATGTTACCTCACTGTGAAGAATATAGAGCTAAAATTATTGAGGCTGCTGCTGAAGCCACAGAAGAGCTCATGGAAAAATATTTGGAAGGTAACGAGTTTAGTGAAAAAGAAATTAAAGAGGCTTTGCGTCAACTCACTGTGACTAATAAAATTGTACCTGTATTTTGTGGTTCAGCGTTTAAGAATAAAGGTGTCCAAGCGGTACTTGATGGGGTAGTTGATTATCTACCTTCACCAATTGATATTCCAGCTATTAAAGGACATGATGAAGACGGTAATGAAATTAAGCGAAAAACATCCTATGATGAGCCGTTCGCAGCATTAGCCTTTAAAATAGCTACCGATCCCTTTGTTGGTACGTTAACTTATTTCCGCGTTTACTCAGGTATCCTTAAAAGTGGCGATACCGTTTATAACTCAGTAAAAGGGAAGAAAGAGCGTATCGGCCGACTGTTACAAATGCATGCTAATTCTCGTGAAGAAATTAAAGAGGTAAAAGCGGGAGACATTGCCGCAGCCGTAGGTCTTAAAACAGTTACTACTGGGGATACCCTTTGTGACATTAATGGGTCGCCAGTTATACTTGAGCGCATGGATTTTCCTGATCCGGTAATCGCCGTAGCTGTAGAGCCTAGAACAAAAGCTGATCAAGAGAAAATGTCTATTGCTTTAGGCAAGTTAGCCCAAGAAGACCCATCATTCCGTGTCCATACAGACGAGGAGTCCGGTCAAACCATTATCCAAGGCATGGGTGAGCTTCATCTAGAGATTATTGTTGACCGAATGAAGCGTGAATTTAGCGTTGAAGCAAACGTTGGTAAACCACAAGTGGCATATCGAGAAACAATAAAGCAGTCTGTTGAGCAAGAAGGAAAGTTCGTACGGCAGTCAGGTGGTCGTGGTCAATATGGTCATGTATGGCTTAAAATTGAGCCGCAAGAGCCTGGCAAAGGGTATGAATTTATTAATGCTATTGTGGGTGGGGTTATACCTAAAGAGTATATTCCAGCAGTAGATAAAGGTGTGCAAGAGCAGTTACTAAATGGCGTTATCGCTGGTTATCCTGTTGTAGATGTAAAAGTAACACTATTTGATGGTTCTTATCATGAAGTGGACTCAAGTGAAATGGCATTTAAAATTGCAGGCTCACAATGCTTCAAGCAAGGTGCTCTTAAGGCAAAACCTGTTCTTCTTGAACCTATAATGAGTGTTGAAGTTGTAACTCCTGAAGATTATATGGGCGACGTAATGGGAGACCTAAATCGCCGCAGGGGTATGGTACAAGGTATGGAAGATTCTCCGGCTGGAAAAGTAATTCGTGCAGAAGTGCCTTTAGCTGAAATGTTTGGCTATGCGACAGATGTTCGTTCTATCAGTCAAGGCCGTGGAACATTTTCTATGGAATTTGCACGATACGCTGAAGCACCTTCGAATATTGCTGAAGCGATAATTAAGAAACAATAA
- the rplW gene encoding 50S ribosomal protein L23 yields MNAEHIIMVLREPHTSEKSTVMAEKFKQFTFKVLPTATKPEIKKAVEQMFNVKVKSVSVINVPGKQKRFKQLQGKRSDWKKAYVSLQENYDIDFSLAE; encoded by the coding sequence ATGAATGCTGAACACATAATTATGGTTCTGCGTGAGCCCCATACCTCTGAAAAGTCTACTGTTATGGCTGAAAAATTTAAGCAGTTTACATTTAAAGTATTGCCAACAGCTACTAAGCCAGAAATTAAAAAAGCAGTAGAACAGATGTTTAACGTCAAAGTAAAAAGTGTATCTGTAATAAATGTTCCTGGCAAACAAAAGCGTTTTAAACAATTGCAAGGTAAAAGAAGCGATTGGAAAAAAGCGTATGTGTCATTACAGGAAAATTATGATATTGACTTTAGCTTGGCAGAATAA
- the rplB gene encoding 50S ribosomal protein L2 → MALLKSKPTSPGKRGELKVVHHNIHKGQPHAALVEKLNKTGGRNNYGRITVRHIGGGARCKYRVIDFKRNKDGIEGKVERLEYDPNRSALIALIAYKDGERRYIIAPTNLEVGSIIVSGEDSPISIGNCLPLRNIPVGTTIHCVELKPGKGAQLLRSAGCGGQIVAKEGSYATLKLRSGEMRKVLTSCRAVIGEVSNSEHSLRKLGKAGAKRWRGIRPTVRGVAMNPVDHPHGGGEGRTSGGRHPVTPWGVPTKGYKTRSNKRTDRFIVRRRKKK, encoded by the coding sequence ATGGCTCTTTTAAAATCTAAACCCACCTCACCGGGTAAGCGTGGTGAGCTAAAGGTTGTACATCATAATATTCATAAGGGACAACCACATGCCGCTTTAGTTGAAAAATTAAATAAAACAGGCGGTCGTAATAATTATGGTCGTATCACTGTCCGTCATATTGGTGGCGGAGCAAGATGCAAATATAGAGTAATTGACTTTAAACGCAATAAAGATGGCATTGAAGGCAAAGTTGAGCGTTTAGAGTATGATCCTAATCGTTCAGCTCTCATTGCTCTTATTGCTTATAAAGATGGTGAGCGCCGTTATATCATTGCTCCAACTAATTTAGAAGTTGGTAGCATTATAGTTAGTGGTGAAGATTCTCCCATCAGTATAGGTAATTGCCTGCCACTAAGAAATATTCCTGTTGGAACAACTATTCATTGTGTAGAGCTAAAGCCTGGTAAGGGTGCTCAATTGCTACGCAGTGCAGGGTGCGGCGGCCAGATTGTCGCAAAAGAAGGTTCTTATGCAACATTGAAGCTTCGTTCTGGTGAAATGCGTAAAGTATTAACTTCATGTCGTGCCGTAATTGGCGAAGTTAGCAACAGTGAGCATAGCTTACGCAAATTAGGAAAAGCTGGTGCTAAGCGTTGGCGAGGCATTAGACCTACTGTACGTGGTGTTGCTATGAACCCAGTTGATCATCCACATGGAGGAGGTGAGGGAAGAACTTCAGGCGGTCGTCATCCTGTAACACCTTGGGGTGTGCCTACAAAAGGATATAAGACAAGGAGCAATAAACGTACTGATCGCTTTATTGTAAGACGACGCAAAAAGAAATAA
- the rplD gene encoding 50S ribosomal protein L4, with translation MELKTKDTNTSLKVNEQIFGYDYNEGLIHQAVVAFMNNARSGNSAQKTRSEVRGGGKKPWNQKGTGRARAGTIRSPLWRGGGITFASKKRDYSQKINKKMYKRALRSIISELYRNDNLIVVSEFQCNSHKTKDFIAKVKEFELTNALIVMDEISEQEYLGSRNLVEFDVCDVMSVDPVNLLQFEKVVITSSAIKRLEELLQ, from the coding sequence ATGGAACTTAAAACTAAAGACACCAATACCTCCTTGAAGGTGAATGAACAAATTTTTGGTTACGATTATAACGAAGGCTTAATACATCAAGCTGTTGTAGCTTTTATGAATAATGCCCGTAGTGGTAATAGCGCTCAAAAAACACGCTCTGAAGTAAGAGGCGGTGGAAAAAAGCCTTGGAACCAAAAAGGAACTGGTAGAGCACGCGCTGGAACTATCCGAAGCCCACTCTGGCGTGGGGGCGGTATTACATTCGCTTCTAAAAAAAGAGATTATAGTCAAAAAATAAATAAAAAAATGTACAAAAGGGCTTTACGTAGTATAATCTCTGAACTTTATCGTAATGACAATCTTATTGTTGTTAGTGAATTTCAATGTAATTCACATAAAACAAAAGATTTTATAGCTAAAGTTAAAGAATTCGAACTTACAAATGCATTAATAGTTATGGATGAAATTAGTGAGCAAGAATATTTAGGCTCACGTAATTTAGTTGAGTTTGATGTTTGTGATGTTATGTCTGTAGATCCGGTAAATTTACTACAATTTGAAAAAGTAGTCATAACTAGTAGTGCTATTAAGCGACTTGAGGAGTTGTTACAATGA
- the tuf gene encoding elongation factor Tu, which translates to MAKEKFERKKPHVNVGTIGHVDHGKTTLTAAITTIMAKKFGGTAKAYDQIDAAPEERERGITISTAHVEYESSNRHYAHVDCPGHADYVKNMITGAAQMDGAILVVSAADGPMPQTREHILLSRQVGVPYIVVFLNKADMVDDPELLELVEMEVRDLLSSYEFPGDDIPIVVGSALKALEGETSDIGVAAIEKLVDTMDSYIPEPVRNIDKSFLLPIEDVFSISGRGTVVTGRIESGIVKVGEEVEIVGIRDTQKTTCTGVEMFRKLLDEGRAGDNVGILLRGTKRDEVERGQVLAKPGTIKPHTKFEAEVYVLSKDEGGRHTPFFNGYRPQFYFRTTDVTGSCDLPEGIEMVMPGDNVQLTVHLHSPIAMDEGLRFAIREGGRTVGAGVVAKIIE; encoded by the coding sequence ATGGCGAAGGAAAAGTTTGAGCGTAAAAAGCCACACGTGAATGTGGGAACAATTGGTCACGTTGACCATGGAAAAACTACGCTGACTGCAGCGATTACAACCATTATGGCAAAGAAATTTGGTGGGACAGCAAAAGCTTATGACCAAATTGATGCTGCACCTGAAGAACGTGAGCGTGGTATTACCATATCTACAGCGCATGTTGAATATGAATCATCGAACCGCCACTATGCGCATGTGGATTGCCCAGGCCATGCCGATTATGTGAAAAACATGATTACTGGGGCTGCGCAAATGGATGGTGCGATACTTGTGGTGTCAGCAGCAGATGGCCCAATGCCTCAAACGCGTGAGCACATTCTTTTATCTCGCCAAGTCGGTGTACCTTATATTGTCGTGTTCTTAAACAAAGCAGACATGGTCGATGACCCAGAGCTCTTAGAATTAGTAGAAATGGAAGTTCGTGACTTGTTAAGTAGTTATGAATTCCCTGGTGATGATATTCCAATCGTGGTTGGTTCTGCCTTAAAAGCACTTGAAGGCGAAACAAGTGACATCGGTGTTGCTGCGATTGAAAAACTGGTCGACACGATGGACTCTTACATTCCTGAGCCTGTTCGTAATATCGATAAAAGCTTCTTACTCCCTATCGAAGACGTATTCTCAATCTCTGGTCGTGGTACAGTGGTTACCGGTCGTATCGAGAGTGGTATTGTCAAAGTCGGTGAAGAAGTCGAAATCGTCGGTATTCGTGATACGCAGAAAACAACATGTACTGGCGTTGAAATGTTCCGTAAACTCCTTGATGAAGGGCGTGCCGGTGATAACGTGGGTATCTTATTGCGTGGTACAAAACGAGATGAAGTTGAGCGCGGTCAAGTATTAGCTAAACCAGGTACCATTAAACCTCATACCAAATTCGAAGCAGAAGTGTATGTGTTATCGAAAGATGAAGGCGGTCGCCATACACCTTTCTTCAATGGCTATCGTCCGCAGTTCTATTTCAGAACCACAGACGTAACCGGCTCTTGTGATTTACCAGAAGGCATCGAAATGGTTATGCCAGGTGATAACGTACAATTAACTGTACACCTCCATTCCCCAATCGCTATGGATGAAGGTTTACGCTTTGCGATACGTGAAGGTGGCCGCACCGTTGGTGCAGGCGTTGTTGCAAAAATAATCGAGTGA
- the rpsJ gene encoding 30S ribosomal protein S10 — protein sequence MSNNQNIKIRLKSFDHRLIDTSTREIVETAKRTGAQIRGPIPLPVKKEKFTVLISPHVNKDARDQYELRTHKRLVVIVHPTEKTVDALMKLDLAAGVDVQISLDDE from the coding sequence ATGAGTAACAATCAAAATATTAAAATTCGCTTAAAGTCGTTTGATCATCGCTTAATCGATACATCGACTCGCGAAATCGTAGAAACAGCAAAGCGTACAGGGGCTCAAATAAGAGGCCCTATTCCACTTCCTGTTAAAAAGGAAAAATTTACAGTATTGATTTCGCCTCATGTTAATAAAGATGCGCGCGATCAATATGAATTACGAACCCACAAACGTCTAGTAGTAATCGTACATCCAACTGAAAAAACTGTGGATGCCTTAATGAAGCTAGACCTGGCTGCCGGGGTTGATGTTCAGATAAGCCTAGATGATGAATAA
- the rplC gene encoding 50S ribosomal protein L3: MTTLGLIGRKVGMTRIFTDDGVSIPVSVVEVLPNRVSQIKTLEKDGYIAVQITAGEKKSSRVSKPLAGHFAKAQIEAGDMIGEFVMDSTDAYQAGQEINVADVFTNGQYVDVCGTSKGKGFAGTVKRYNFRTQDATHGNSRSHRVPGSIGQNQTPGKVFKGKKMAGHMGNARCTTQNLELVRIDAERNLLLIKGAIPGCPGAKVRVTPAVKKKARGE; encoded by the coding sequence ATGACGACATTAGGGTTAATTGGCAGAAAGGTAGGTATGACACGCATCTTTACTGATGATGGTGTATCTATACCTGTATCTGTAGTAGAGGTATTGCCTAACCGAGTTTCACAAATAAAAACGTTAGAAAAGGATGGTTATATTGCTGTCCAGATAACTGCAGGCGAGAAAAAATCAAGCCGAGTAAGCAAGCCACTTGCCGGACATTTTGCTAAAGCACAAATTGAAGCAGGTGATATGATTGGTGAGTTCGTTATGGATTCAACCGATGCATATCAGGCAGGTCAAGAGATTAATGTAGCTGATGTGTTTACTAATGGCCAGTATGTTGATGTATGTGGAACATCTAAAGGAAAAGGTTTTGCAGGCACTGTAAAGCGTTATAATTTCCGCACACAAGATGCTACACATGGTAATTCTAGATCACATAGAGTACCAGGTTCAATTGGACAAAACCAAACACCTGGTAAGGTCTTTAAAGGTAAGAAAATGGCAGGCCATATGGGTAATGCGAGATGCACTACTCAAAATTTAGAGTTAGTGCGCATTGATGCTGAGCGCAATTTACTACTCATTAAAGGCGCCATTCCTGGCTGCCCAGGTGCTAAGGTGCGAGTAACACCAGCTGTTAAAAAGAAAGCAAGGGGAGAATAA